The following are from one region of the Silene latifolia isolate original U9 population chromosome 9, ASM4854445v1, whole genome shotgun sequence genome:
- the LOC141599379 gene encoding arginine decarboxylase-like: protein MPAVAFFDTAFDSATVPAALFGGVNGGDLLSLPTPEMSFSGVPPTTTNDQWTPSMSSSLYRIDRWGLPYFSVNSSGNITVLPFGESTLPHQEIDLLKVVKKVSDPKSSGGLGMQLPLIVRFPDVLKHRLESLQGAFEYATGSLGYGSHYQGVYPVKCNQDRFVVEDIVKFGSGFRFGLEAGSKPELLLAMSCLVKGNPDAFLVCNGFKDAEYISLALIARKLALNTVIVLEQEEEIDMVIELSRRMKIRPVVGVRAKLRTKHSGHFGSTSGEKGKFGLTTTQILRVVRKLDSVNMLDCLQLLHFHIGSQIPSTTLLSDGVSEGAHIYCELTRMGAQMRVIDIGGGLGIDYDGSKSTESDISVGYTLEEYASAVVCAVQVACDKKGVKHPVICSESGRAIVSHHSILIFEAFSSSKTASATPAWTSSTLALDYLVDGLPDEARGAYNCLKGAAVRGEYDNCLAFSEQLKQRCVEQFKEGALGMEQLAAVDGLCELVSTAIGVADPTSTYNVNLSVFTSIPDFWGIGQLFPIVPIHKLEQQPKVKGILSDLTCDSDGKIDKFIGDESSLPLHDLGSENGSGGYYLGMFLGGAYEEALGGVHNLFGGPSVVRVQQSDGPQSFAVTRAVPGPSSSDVLRVMQHEPELMFQDLKHRAEECLHHDVDYTVASIANGLAGSFNNMPYLVAGPVVGSDGFACGNNGGLVNGCNASAVDVATGEDEQWSYVCA, encoded by the coding sequence ATGCCTGCTGTCGCTTTTTTCGACACCGCTTTCGATTCCGCTACCGTCCCCGCCGCCTTATTCGGCGGCGTTAACGGCGGTGATCTTCTCTCTCTTCCCACGCCGGAAATGTCTTTTTCCGGCGTACCTCCGACGACCACCAACGACCAGTGGACCCCATCCATGTCATCCTCGCTGTACCGTATCGACAGGTGGGGTCTACCTTATTTTTCTGTTAACTCCTCCGGTAATATTACCGTCTTACCCTTTGGTGAATCCACGTTGCCACATCAAGAAATCGATCTTTTAAAGGTCGTGAAGAAAGTATCAGACCCGAAGAGTTCAGGCGGGTTGGGAATGCAATTACCTTTGATTGTTCGATTCCCGGATGTCCTCAAACACCGCCTTGAATCCCTTCAAGGCGCGTTTGAGTACGCGACCGGGTCTCTCGGATACGGGTCGCATTACCAGGGTGTGTACCCGGTGAAATGCAACCAAGATAGGTTTGTTGTTGAAGACATTGTCAAGTTCGGGTCCGGATTCCGGTTCGGACTCGAAGCTGGTTCCAAGCCTGAGCTCCTCCTTGCCATGAGCTGCCTTGTGAAGGGAAACCCGGATGCGTTTCTGGTTTGTAACGGGTTTAAGGATGCGGAGTATATTTCGCTTGCGTTAATTGCCCGAAAATTGGCGTTGAACACCGTGATTGTGCTAGAACAAGAGGAAGAAATCGACATGGTGATTGAATTGAGCAGAAGGATGAAGATCCGACCCGTGGTTGGTGTCCGGGCTAAACTCCGAACCAAGCATTCGGGCCATTTCGGGTCAACATCTGGTGAAAAGGGGAAATTCGGGTTGACAACAACGCAAATCCTCCGTGTGGTAAGAAAGCTTGATTCTGTTAACATGCTGGATTGTTTACAACTGCTGCATTTtcatattggttcacaaattccCTCTACTACCCTTTTAAGTGATGGTGTTTCGGAAGGGGCCCACATTTACTGTGAGTTGACCCGTATGGGTGCTCAAATGCGGGTTATTGATATCGGTGGTGGGCTTGGTATCGACTATGATGGATCCAAATCCACGGAATCGGATATATCCGTGGGTTACACTTTAGAGGAATACGCGTCTGCTGTTGTTTGTGCTGTTCAGGTGGCTTGTGATAAGAAAGGTGTTAAACACCCTGTGATTTGTAGTGAGAGTGGTAGGGCAATTGTGTCTCACCACTCTATTTTGATTTTCGAGGCTTTCTCGTCCTCGAAGACAGCCTCTGCAACGCCAGCATGGACGAGCTCCACGCTGGCGTTGGATTATCTCGTCGATGGATTACCAGACGAGGCTCGTGGGGCTTATAATTGCCTCAAGGGGGCTGCGGTGAGGGGTGAGTATGATAATTGTTTGGCATTTTCGGAACAGCTGAAACAAAGGTGCGTTGAGCAGTTCAAAGAGGGGGCATTGGGGATGGAGCAACTCGCTGCTGTGGACGGGTTGTGTGAGCTTGTTTCGACGGCTATTGGTGTGGCGGATCCCACTAGTACTTACAATGTTAACCTGTCTGTTTTCACTTCGATTCCGGATTTCTGGGGGATAGGGCAGTTGTTCCCAATTGTGCCTATTCATAAGCTCGAGCAACAACCTAAAGTTAAGGGTATTTTATCGGATTTAACCTGTGATAGTGATGGTAAAATTGATAAGTTTATTGGGGATGAGTCGAGTTTACCCTTGCATGATCTAGGGAGTGAAAATGGCAGTGGAGGTTATTACTTGGGAATGTTTTTGGGCGGTGCTTATGAGGAGGCGCTTGGGGGTGTTCACAACCTGTTTGGAGGCCCGAGTGTGGTTCGTGTCCAACAGTCTGACGGGCCACAGAGCTTCGCTGTGACGCGAGCTGTGCCTGGTCCTTCGTCTTCGGATGTCCTCAGGGTGATGCAGCATGAGCCTGAGCTCATGTTCCAGGATCTCAAGCACCGTGCTGAGGAGTGCCTCCACCATGATGTGGACTATACTGTTGCCTCTATCGCCAATGGGCTGGCCGGGTCTTTCAACAACATGCCCTATCTCGTGGCTGGCCCGGTGGTGGGTTCAGACGGGTTTGCTTGTGGCAATAATGGTGGTTTGGTCAATGGGTGCAATGCTAGTGCTGTTGATGTGGCTACTGGTGAGGATGAGCAGTGGTCTTATGTTTGTGCTTGA